From a single Granulicella aggregans genomic region:
- a CDS encoding TonB-dependent receptor domain-containing protein encodes MSTRSRIFLSQSLLFLLLLAGPAIGFAQQTLGGITGVVTDAAGAILPGTTVTAVGEQTGLKREQTAGANGVYDLSNLPVGTYTITFTHDGFQTAKFPGVQVQGDRTATLPASLAVGSTTESVTVEATPLLNAVDTTNGYVLDAQQIESIPLPTGSVLGAAILSPGVNAELPGGTGANAGLGNPPIWANGQRDTSNSFSINGVDGSTLFNGKSTSSVGSARVVNSTGVGNSGGGGVIQSSASVYLSIGNSIPTPAPETIQELRVNASMYDAQQGATSGAHIDISTASGTNVYHGTLYGHRGTNALNAAPFFFKTDDDIPANLKNPMLHRYIAGGTFGGPIIKDKLFGFVSYQHLHVSDSEIGYSFLDVPAGLTDDRSATALAAITAANFSSNVTADSTGAALIDPTALALFNSPSLPGEPGKWLIPNATTTNLTSTHPFNSFLPGTGRFNADMAVADLDYNATSKDTIALKYYYQHDPTTAPYAYSNVPGFTQHLDAGAHVFAINNTYIVRSNLSTQETLGYVREKIYSTNEQPFAPQSIPSATGTASINAFGSTYFPGVSIVNVLGNAGYNAGVSTGVLSVGPNAEAQGSNTGVFQNRLQPSANAILTLGRHTITFGSSYSYTQLNTIDKRTGTGTIATDDFSAFVQGYVTPGGSSTGFYVTSFLQGNASRYYRANQLGTYVQDKFQVTPHLSLTAGLRYDWDGGLTEKEGRIFNFDPSLYSYNVAADTIDNPGFIIAGNNANGTKGVSNTTLTGRQWGIGPRLGAAWQPSMFESKVVVRAGMGMYYDRGELFSYFSPGYAIGTVTGGPFGVNQQLPFVTASSCPSTSLYSYYIPTCATNAAGDPFSPPDQKPTAAGGNLANPYTTTLQNPVSASPKSSDLSKYLPNAASIVNGGQPISLGVYDRANKLPYTYNYTLDIQWQPRNDLSVELGYVGNLGRHQVIPVPFNQAQIASPSNPTLKGGANQQNYSYGYTVGNAVLNDGTSYMANYEGGNVDLRVPYTGYAAESIDYKAAGVDQYNALQAHVEKRMTHGVQVGFSYTYSHALDEQSGLGLFYNGNNPLNLRDGYASADFDRTHVFNFNYVYRLPDFAPKYTIKGDVANGWSVVGLTVLQSGQPYSIIDFTGAVGGIYYSTNNGITNPIVPLAAGCTAKSALTGHSGAFAGLPALKSNCFTVPLIPAGGLNGAVPNSDPFETNFTTGQRNIFRQPFQKRADMSIVKLTNFTERYALKYTFDIYNLTNTSSFDVPGNEVSQNQNYNSFPSALNSGPNTPTQVLPTSCDASNTGFYNCANGLGVVTHTIGSPRQIQMSLGLTF; translated from the coding sequence ATGTCCACGCGTAGCCGCATCTTCCTTTCCCAGTCCTTGCTCTTTCTGCTTCTATTGGCAGGTCCAGCGATCGGCTTCGCCCAGCAGACTCTCGGAGGCATCACGGGAGTTGTGACGGATGCGGCAGGAGCCATCCTTCCAGGGACGACGGTCACAGCCGTGGGTGAACAGACCGGCTTGAAGCGCGAACAGACCGCAGGTGCGAACGGCGTCTATGACCTTTCCAACCTGCCTGTCGGCACGTACACCATCACCTTTACGCACGACGGCTTCCAGACGGCGAAGTTCCCAGGCGTTCAGGTGCAAGGCGACCGTACAGCGACGCTCCCGGCGAGCCTCGCTGTCGGTTCCACCACCGAATCGGTGACGGTTGAGGCGACGCCGCTGCTGAACGCTGTCGATACGACGAACGGCTACGTTCTCGATGCACAGCAAATTGAGTCGATTCCTCTGCCCACTGGCAGTGTTCTCGGTGCGGCTATCCTTTCGCCGGGCGTCAACGCGGAGCTTCCTGGAGGCACGGGCGCGAACGCTGGTCTTGGTAACCCGCCGATCTGGGCAAACGGTCAGCGCGATACTTCCAATAGTTTCTCAATTAACGGCGTCGATGGCAGTACGCTCTTCAACGGCAAGAGCACCAGCAGCGTCGGTTCGGCGCGTGTAGTGAACAGCACCGGTGTTGGCAACAGCGGCGGTGGCGGTGTCATCCAGTCGAGCGCTTCGGTCTATCTCTCGATCGGTAACTCAATTCCGACCCCCGCTCCCGAGACCATCCAGGAACTTCGGGTCAATGCCTCCATGTATGACGCACAGCAGGGTGCGACCTCCGGAGCGCACATCGACATCAGCACGGCATCGGGCACGAACGTTTATCACGGTACGCTCTATGGTCACCGTGGCACGAACGCTCTCAATGCGGCACCGTTCTTCTTCAAAACCGATGACGACATTCCGGCGAATTTGAAGAACCCCATGCTGCACCGCTATATCGCTGGCGGTACCTTCGGCGGTCCGATCATCAAGGATAAGCTCTTTGGGTTTGTGTCGTACCAGCACCTTCATGTGTCCGACTCGGAGATTGGCTACTCGTTTCTCGATGTTCCTGCGGGCTTGACGGATGACCGCAGCGCGACGGCACTGGCGGCAATTACGGCGGCCAACTTCAGTTCCAATGTGACTGCGGACTCCACTGGCGCTGCCCTTATCGATCCGACCGCTCTTGCGCTCTTCAATTCGCCCTCGCTTCCAGGTGAGCCGGGCAAATGGCTAATCCCGAATGCAACGACGACGAATTTGACCTCGACGCATCCGTTCAATTCGTTCCTGCCCGGCACGGGCCGCTTCAACGCCGATATGGCTGTCGCCGACCTCGACTACAACGCGACCTCGAAGGATACGATTGCGCTGAAGTACTACTACCAACACGATCCGACTACCGCACCTTACGCGTACTCGAATGTCCCCGGATTCACACAGCATCTTGATGCGGGCGCCCACGTCTTTGCTATTAACAACACCTATATTGTTCGCTCGAACCTAAGCACGCAGGAAACACTCGGCTACGTGCGCGAGAAGATTTACAGCACAAACGAACAGCCCTTCGCACCGCAGAGCATTCCGAGCGCAACGGGCACCGCTTCGATCAACGCCTTCGGATCAACCTACTTCCCTGGTGTTTCTATCGTCAACGTCCTCGGCAACGCGGGCTATAACGCAGGCGTCTCTACCGGAGTTTTAAGCGTTGGTCCAAACGCGGAGGCGCAAGGTTCGAACACCGGCGTCTTCCAGAACCGGCTCCAACCTTCCGCGAACGCAATTCTTACACTTGGTCGGCACACGATCACATTTGGAAGCAGCTACAGCTATACGCAACTTAATACGATCGACAAGCGCACCGGCACGGGCACCATTGCGACCGATGATTTCAGCGCCTTCGTTCAAGGCTACGTCACGCCGGGTGGTTCCAGCACCGGCTTCTACGTGACCTCATTCCTACAAGGCAATGCGAGCCGCTACTACCGGGCCAACCAGCTTGGGACATATGTCCAGGATAAGTTCCAAGTGACGCCGCATCTTTCGTTGACCGCTGGTCTGCGCTACGACTGGGACGGTGGTCTCACGGAGAAGGAAGGCCGCATCTTCAACTTCGATCCGAGCCTCTACAGCTACAATGTTGCCGCCGACACCATCGACAACCCTGGCTTTATCATTGCAGGGAACAACGCGAATGGAACGAAGGGTGTCAGCAACACGACGCTGACAGGGCGTCAGTGGGGCATCGGGCCGCGACTTGGCGCAGCCTGGCAGCCGTCGATGTTTGAGAGCAAGGTCGTGGTCCGCGCCGGTATGGGGATGTACTACGACCGGGGCGAACTCTTCAGCTACTTCTCGCCCGGCTATGCCATCGGCACGGTCACCGGCGGGCCGTTCGGCGTGAACCAGCAGCTTCCCTTTGTTACGGCCTCGAGCTGCCCCTCAACCTCGCTGTACAGCTATTACATTCCGACCTGCGCAACGAATGCTGCGGGCGACCCATTCTCTCCGCCGGATCAGAAGCCCACCGCTGCTGGCGGCAACCTTGCCAACCCGTACACAACAACTCTGCAAAACCCGGTCTCGGCTAGCCCGAAGTCCTCGGATCTAAGTAAGTATTTGCCGAATGCGGCAAGCATCGTCAATGGCGGCCAACCGATCTCGCTAGGCGTCTACGACCGCGCCAACAAGCTGCCCTACACCTACAACTACACTCTTGATATTCAGTGGCAGCCGCGCAACGATCTGTCAGTCGAACTTGGCTACGTCGGCAACCTGGGACGCCATCAGGTCATCCCGGTACCGTTCAACCAGGCCCAGATCGCCAGCCCGTCCAATCCCACGCTCAAAGGCGGGGCCAACCAGCAGAACTACTCCTATGGCTACACGGTCGGCAATGCCGTGCTCAACGATGGCACGTCTTATATGGCCAACTATGAGGGTGGCAACGTTGACCTGCGCGTACCCTACACGGGGTACGCAGCAGAATCGATCGACTACAAGGCCGCCGGCGTAGACCAGTACAACGCGCTGCAGGCCCATGTGGAGAAGCGTATGACCCACGGTGTGCAAGTGGGCTTCTCCTACACTTACTCGCACGCGCTCGACGAGCAGAGCGGTCTGGGTTTGTTCTACAACGGCAACAATCCGCTGAATCTGCGTGACGGCTACGCCTCGGCAGACTTCGACAGGACTCATGTCTTCAACTTCAACTACGTCTACCGTCTGCCGGACTTCGCGCCCAAGTACACGATCAAAGGTGATGTGGCGAATGGCTGGTCTGTTGTCGGCCTGACTGTACTACAGAGTGGCCAGCCTTACAGCATCATCGACTTCACGGGCGCGGTGGGTGGCATCTACTACAGCACCAACAACGGCATCACCAACCCCATCGTTCCGTTGGCCGCGGGCTGCACCGCAAAGTCGGCACTGACCGGTCACTCGGGAGCGTTTGCGGGTCTCCCGGCGTTGAAGTCAAACTGCTTTACTGTGCCTCTCATCCCTGCGGGAGGGCTCAACGGTGCGGTTCCCAACTCCGACCCCTTTGAGACCAACTTCACCACCGGGCAGCGCAACATCTTCCGTCAGCCATTCCAGAAGCGCGCCGATATGTCCATCGTGAAGCTTACCAACTTCACGGAACGCTATGCCCTCAAGTACACGTTTGACATCTACAACCTGACCAACACCAGCAGCTTCGATGTACCCGGGAATGAGGTGTCGCAAAATCAGAATTACAACAGCTTCCCCTCAGCTCTCAACTCAGGTCCTAACACTCCGACTCAAGTGCTGCCAACATCCTGCGACGCCAGCAACACCGGCTTCTATAACTGTGCAAACGGTCTTGGAGTTGTGACGCACACCATTGGCAGCCCGCGTCAGATTCAGATGTCGCTGGGGCTGACCTTCTAA
- the ruvA gene encoding Holliday junction branch migration protein RuvA, producing MIAHLRGVLLSKSPNLIVVECSGVGYEVAISVATFSALPDEGATAALHIYTNVREDQIALFGFAELTEKRLFEKLLTITGIGPKLAITVLSGISAERLVAAIRSGDHATLTRIPGIGKKTAERVVLELKDKLEALAVPASSDEVTPHGPAGDDAISALVNLGYQRPVAQKAVEAALKREPELSNDFEALFRAAMSAIR from the coding sequence ATGATTGCTCACCTGCGCGGCGTCCTTCTCAGCAAGTCACCAAACCTGATCGTTGTGGAATGCTCGGGCGTTGGATACGAGGTGGCGATCTCGGTCGCCACGTTCTCTGCGCTGCCGGATGAGGGTGCGACTGCGGCGCTGCATATCTACACAAATGTTCGTGAAGACCAGATCGCGCTCTTCGGCTTTGCGGAGCTGACGGAGAAGCGCCTCTTCGAGAAGCTGTTGACCATCACCGGCATTGGGCCGAAGCTGGCGATCACGGTGCTCAGCGGCATCTCTGCGGAGCGGCTCGTTGCTGCGATCCGGTCCGGCGATCACGCCACTCTGACGCGCATCCCTGGAATCGGCAAGAAGACCGCCGAGCGAGTCGTGCTGGAGCTGAAGGACAAGCTAGAGGCGCTGGCCGTCCCGGCTTCCTCCGATGAAGTAACGCCCCACGGACCCGCAGGTGACGATGCGATCTCTGCGCTGGTCAACCTGGGCTATCAGCGGCCTGTGGCGCAGAAGGCTGTTGAGGCGGCGTTGAAGCGGGAGCCTGAGTTGTCGAACGACTTTGAGGCGCTCTTCAGGGCGGCCATGTCGGCCATCCGGTAG
- a CDS encoding TonB-dependent receptor encodes MQSPIFWVRRRALALSLALFGSACLFVTPAAHGQQSTITGTVVDPRGGNLPNAVVEIKNEASDVSITVKADGLGHFTTPVLAAGKYDVQVTVSGFAPAVQKAVSLDGSHSQDLTVKMNLADAADQVTVEAAASGSIAAAYAPVGALLEARSARSEINANYIDEFTSPVADYGDILNIAPGTYTLSSNGVGQGQSKTTFRGFPDGDYDITLDGIPFEDTNTPTHHSWAFAPSQWIGNIDFDRSPGTASTIGPAPFGGSINIITKDISPVPSFRGSVSYGSFNTQLFDFQFDSGSLLHSSKLAMTGDVHRMLSDGFQTFNYQERNAGDLKVQYKFSDKTILTGYSGVIWLDANTPNNTAPLRSQAQPGYTPTGTLKNDPSAYYQGYKFLLQNTDPTSSFYFKYNTYHVPTDFEYVGIKSALGKGWLIDFKPYTYSYYNAQYYANQPSGTATGLIDASCNVETQKKVTNSAGQSVTIGVFPCAVDKLNSYRKYGEVSTISQTSKYGVFRTGLWFEWATTNRYQIPSDPLSLHLAGAGNPAYQPGGKLDSDLPNFHERFYTYSYQPYAEFEWHVLPKLQITGGTKYAYYKMDLTQYADNSKTIGYLTGPGSFVSNSADYRSWLPSFDISYRIKPNWSTYFEFGKGSIIPPSSVFDINQTPNGATPGGSVKTLPKPSGTSTYQAGTVAKLKRLTIDGDFYYIKFQNSYISIPDPVVTTAQDYYLGPDSITKGFEAEANFYIGHGFSFYGNGAVTNATYTGTGVPSGLWVAGTPANIESFGLLYQAKNIDAGFFEKRVGPQFDDAGVYHNQNYDQAFNIDNLDFGYTVRNNSVFDRTKFAVTFNNLLDTRNVTSIKFAGKPVATNGSAYYATTAIGPLDLLTQTPGRSVMFSLTFGYAPKR; translated from the coding sequence TTGCAATCACCAATTTTCTGGGTGCGCCGTCGTGCGCTTGCTCTCTCGCTCGCCCTTTTCGGATCTGCCTGTCTCTTTGTCACGCCGGCTGCCCACGGGCAACAGTCGACGATTACCGGTACGGTGGTCGACCCACGTGGCGGCAATCTTCCCAATGCCGTGGTGGAGATCAAAAACGAAGCGAGCGACGTATCGATTACCGTGAAGGCCGACGGTCTTGGGCACTTCACCACTCCGGTTCTGGCAGCAGGTAAGTACGATGTGCAGGTAACCGTAAGCGGCTTCGCGCCGGCGGTGCAGAAGGCGGTGAGCCTCGACGGCTCGCACTCCCAGGATCTTACGGTCAAGATGAATCTCGCGGACGCGGCGGACCAGGTGACGGTCGAGGCTGCGGCGTCCGGCTCGATTGCAGCGGCCTATGCGCCTGTGGGGGCGCTGCTCGAGGCGCGGTCGGCAAGGTCGGAGATCAACGCGAATTACATCGACGAGTTCACCTCGCCGGTGGCCGACTACGGCGACATCCTGAACATCGCGCCGGGAACCTATACGCTCTCCTCGAATGGCGTGGGCCAGGGCCAGAGCAAGACAACGTTCCGTGGCTTCCCGGACGGCGACTACGACATTACGCTCGACGGCATTCCGTTTGAGGACACCAACACACCGACGCACCACTCGTGGGCCTTTGCGCCGTCGCAGTGGATCGGGAACATCGACTTCGACCGCAGCCCGGGGACAGCCTCGACGATCGGCCCCGCCCCATTCGGCGGATCGATCAACATCATCACCAAGGACATATCACCGGTGCCTTCGTTCCGCGGCTCGGTAAGTTATGGCTCGTTCAACACGCAGTTGTTCGACTTCCAGTTCGATAGCGGTAGCTTGCTTCACAGCAGCAAACTAGCAATGACCGGAGACGTCCATCGCATGCTCTCGGACGGCTTCCAGACCTTCAACTATCAGGAGCGGAACGCGGGCGACCTGAAGGTGCAGTACAAGTTCAGCGACAAGACGATTCTTACCGGCTATAGCGGCGTGATCTGGCTCGACGCGAACACGCCGAACAACACTGCGCCGCTGCGCTCGCAGGCACAACCCGGATACACGCCGACGGGAACGCTCAAGAACGATCCCAGCGCCTACTACCAGGGATACAAGTTCCTGCTGCAGAATACCGACCCGACCAGCAGCTTCTACTTCAAGTACAACACCTATCATGTGCCGACCGACTTCGAGTACGTCGGCATCAAATCGGCGCTCGGCAAAGGCTGGCTGATCGACTTCAAGCCCTATACCTACAGCTATTACAACGCGCAATACTACGCCAACCAGCCGTCCGGAACGGCCACTGGACTAATCGACGCGAGCTGTAATGTCGAGACGCAGAAGAAGGTCACGAACTCTGCCGGCCAGAGCGTCACCATTGGGGTATTTCCGTGCGCCGTGGATAAGCTTAACAGCTACCGAAAGTATGGTGAGGTCTCGACGATCAGCCAGACGAGCAAGTACGGCGTCTTTCGCACCGGGCTCTGGTTCGAATGGGCGACGACGAACCGCTACCAGATTCCGTCCGACCCGCTATCGCTTCACCTGGCTGGCGCCGGGAACCCTGCTTATCAGCCTGGCGGGAAGCTGGACTCGGACCTGCCAAACTTTCATGAGCGCTTCTACACCTACTCCTACCAGCCGTATGCGGAGTTTGAGTGGCACGTTCTGCCGAAGCTCCAGATCACCGGCGGCACCAAGTATGCGTATTACAAGATGGACCTAACGCAGTATGCCGACAACAGCAAGACGATCGGCTACCTGACCGGACCCGGGTCGTTCGTTTCGAACTCGGCCGACTACCGGTCCTGGCTGCCGTCGTTCGATATCAGCTACCGGATCAAACCGAACTGGTCGACCTACTTCGAGTTCGGCAAGGGAAGCATCATTCCTCCCAGCAGCGTCTTTGACATCAACCAGACACCAAACGGCGCGACTCCTGGCGGCTCTGTAAAGACGCTGCCCAAGCCCTCTGGGACTTCGACCTACCAGGCGGGAACGGTGGCGAAGCTGAAGCGTCTGACCATCGATGGAGACTTCTATTACATCAAGTTCCAGAACTCCTATATCTCGATTCCCGACCCGGTGGTTACAACCGCGCAGGACTATTACCTCGGTCCGGATTCGATCACTAAAGGGTTTGAGGCGGAAGCAAACTTCTATATCGGACACGGTTTCAGCTTCTACGGAAACGGTGCCGTCACGAACGCTACCTATACAGGGACAGGAGTACCCTCGGGGCTGTGGGTTGCGGGAACACCGGCTAATATTGAAAGCTTCGGTCTGCTCTACCAAGCGAAGAACATAGACGCCGGCTTCTTTGAGAAGCGTGTTGGACCGCAGTTCGACGACGCTGGTGTTTACCACAACCAGAACTACGATCAGGCATTCAACATCGACAACCTGGACTTTGGTTATACCGTGCGCAACAACTCGGTCTTCGACCGCACTAAGTTCGCGGTAACCTTCAACAACCTGTTGGACACGCGCAACGTCACCAGCATCAAATTTGCGGGCAAGCCGGTTGCGACTAACGGCTCCGCTTACTACGCGACGACAGCGATCGGACCTCTGGACCTGCTGACACAGACGCCGGGCCGCAGCGTGATGTTCTCACTGACCTTCGGGTATGCTCCGAAGCGGTAA